The proteins below are encoded in one region of Peribacillus muralis:
- the chbG gene encoding chitin disaccharide deacetylase encodes MNEVLINADDFGLTKAVNYGILDSHKYGIVNSTTIMMNAKATEHAIEIAKKTPSLRVGIHLVLTWGKPLLSDVPSLVDETGNFKKQGVVYGNPGDISLAELEREWSAQIERFLEFGLFPTHFDSHHHVHGIKAFLPVIRRLSEKYRLPVRNAGEHFAGIQTVTDIFLDDFYGDMVVEDYFENLKGRVIDGASVEIMTHPAYLDEELFAVSSYNDKRLRETSILVNAKLPEGFFLRFSINQVKI; translated from the coding sequence ATGAATGAAGTTCTAATAAATGCAGATGACTTCGGGTTAACTAAAGCGGTGAATTATGGAATTTTGGATAGCCACAAGTATGGAATTGTCAATTCGACGACGATTATGATGAATGCAAAAGCGACGGAGCATGCGATAGAAATCGCCAAGAAAACACCATCCTTGAGAGTGGGCATACACTTAGTGCTGACATGGGGGAAACCTTTGTTGAGCGACGTACCGAGCTTGGTTGATGAAACTGGAAACTTCAAGAAACAAGGAGTGGTATATGGCAATCCCGGTGATATCTCCTTGGCTGAGTTGGAGCGGGAGTGGTCGGCACAGATCGAAAGGTTCCTGGAATTCGGGCTCTTTCCAACTCATTTTGACAGTCATCATCATGTACATGGGATAAAAGCTTTTCTGCCGGTTATTCGAAGGCTGTCGGAGAAATACCGATTGCCGGTTCGTAATGCCGGGGAGCACTTTGCCGGGATTCAAACCGTTACAGATATCTTCCTGGATGACTTTTATGGAGATATGGTTGTTGAAGATTATTTTGAAAACTTAAAGGGAAGGGTAATCGATGGAGCAAGTGTGGAAATAATGACTCATCCGGCCTATCTGGATGAAGAATTATTTGCTGTTTCCTCTTATAACGATAAACGCTTAAGAGAAACGAGCATTTTGGTTAATGCTAAATTGCCAGAAGGATTTTTCCTTAGATTCAGCATCAATCAAGTTAAGATCTGA
- a CDS encoding NAD(P)/FAD-dependent oxidoreductase produces MSKQIVILGAGYAGLLSALSVREYYTKDQVQVTVVNQFPTHQIITELHRLAGGSISEQAVSIPLEKLFKGKDIDLAIAKVESFSVDKKEVKLSNGSTLSYDALVVALGSQTGFFGIPGLEENSMVLKSVKDANQIYKHIEDRIREYAQTKNEADATIVIGGGGLTGVELIGEIVDHFPKIAKKFGVDYKDLKIKLVEAGPKILPVLPDHLIDRAMTSLQARGVEFLTSLPVTGVKGNQIELKDGQTITANTLVWTGGVAALPIVGESGLEVDRGKAAVNEYLQSTSHNDVFVVGDSALAFPPEGGRPYAPTAQNAWQMGELVGYNLYAAFEGKKLEVFTPVNSGTLASLGRKDAVATVGANNTALKGLPATLMKEASNIRYLSHIKALYSLAY; encoded by the coding sequence ATGTCAAAACAAATCGTCATCTTAGGTGCAGGATACGCTGGGTTGCTATCTGCGTTGTCCGTACGTGAATATTACACGAAAGATCAAGTGCAGGTTACCGTGGTGAACCAATTTCCAACACACCAAATCATCACGGAATTGCACCGTCTTGCCGGCGGTTCCATTTCCGAGCAAGCTGTTTCGATTCCTTTGGAAAAGCTTTTCAAAGGAAAAGATATCGACCTTGCCATTGCCAAAGTGGAGTCTTTCTCCGTCGATAAAAAAGAAGTGAAGCTTTCCAACGGTTCCACTTTATCTTACGATGCCCTTGTTGTCGCTTTAGGAAGCCAAACTGGATTCTTCGGCATTCCAGGACTGGAAGAAAACAGCATGGTCTTGAAATCGGTGAAAGATGCGAACCAAATTTACAAGCATATCGAAGATCGCATTCGTGAATATGCCCAAACGAAAAATGAAGCCGATGCCACCATCGTCATCGGGGGCGGCGGCTTGACTGGCGTCGAACTGATTGGTGAAATCGTCGATCATTTCCCTAAAATCGCCAAAAAATTCGGCGTCGACTACAAGGATTTGAAAATCAAGCTTGTCGAAGCTGGTCCAAAAATCCTTCCTGTATTGCCTGATCACCTAATCGACCGGGCCATGACAAGCTTGCAAGCGCGAGGCGTCGAATTCTTGACAAGCCTTCCTGTTACGGGTGTAAAAGGCAACCAAATCGAATTGAAGGACGGCCAAACGATCACAGCCAATACGCTTGTTTGGACAGGCGGGGTTGCGGCTCTTCCTATCGTAGGCGAATCAGGCCTTGAAGTGGATCGCGGCAAAGCAGCGGTTAATGAATACCTGCAATCGACATCACATAACGACGTATTCGTTGTCGGTGACAGCGCCCTTGCTTTCCCTCCAGAAGGCGGACGTCCATACGCGCCAACGGCACAAAACGCATGGCAAATGGGTGAGCTTGTCGGCTATAACCTATATGCAGCGTTCGAAGGCAAAAAGCTTGAAGTATTCACGCCTGTAAACTCAGGCACACTTGCGAGCCTTGGCCGTAAGGATGCCGTGGCAACCGTCGGAGCTAACAACACAGCCCTGAAAGGCCTGCCAGCCACTTTGATGAAGGAAGCAAGTAATATCCGCTACCTATCACACATCAAAGCACTATATAGCTTGGCGTATTAA
- a CDS encoding DUF1641 domain-containing protein, giving the protein MVDVITKSKPEQETLNISANQEKLDILDQLLKPEVQESLTTLVDQLPKLTELVNILTKSYDFAQSVATDDVLKNDTVSAISEIATPVVDSVKGLAATAIEAKDRAEANHDVIGLFGLLRMMKDPEAQKLFRFAQAFLEVSSERKNLK; this is encoded by the coding sequence ATGGTAGATGTAATTACAAAATCCAAACCTGAACAAGAAACACTTAATATTTCTGCAAATCAAGAAAAATTGGATATCCTTGATCAGTTATTAAAGCCTGAGGTTCAGGAATCCCTCACTACGTTAGTCGATCAGCTTCCAAAACTGACTGAGTTAGTGAATATTTTAACAAAGTCGTATGATTTCGCCCAATCGGTGGCAACGGATGATGTCCTGAAAAACGATACCGTCAGTGCCATTTCGGAAATCGCGACACCTGTGGTCGATTCCGTGAAAGGTCTTGCGGCTACTGCAATCGAAGCGAAGGATCGTGCAGAAGCGAATCATGATGTAATCGGTCTTTTTGGACTGTTAAGAATGATGAAGGACCCGGAGGCACAAAAGCTTTTCCGTTTTGCACAAGCATTCCTTGAAGTTTCATCAGAACGTAAAAACCTAAAATAA
- a CDS encoding SMI1/KNR4 family protein: MVNITGYGKATQAAVKGFQEFVGFEIPEDYKQFLLQYNGGTTEVQNSKFYVDTLDTLVCLNILYGLDLQDKGLDLRKWHEEKKEDLHKNCIIIGNDTCAGKILLINNEEEKGVYFWDQGWYSDPSSQDENIYKVAESFQSFIEGLKIPEEI; encoded by the coding sequence ATGGTGAATATTACTGGATATGGAAAAGCGACACAAGCAGCAGTGAAGGGTTTTCAGGAATTTGTAGGTTTTGAAATTCCTGAAGATTACAAACAATTTCTCCTACAGTATAATGGCGGCACGACAGAGGTACAAAACAGCAAGTTTTATGTAGATACACTGGATACCCTCGTTTGCTTAAATATTCTCTATGGATTGGATCTTCAGGATAAAGGACTGGATTTACGGAAGTGGCATGAAGAAAAGAAAGAAGACTTACATAAGAATTGCATCATCATTGGTAATGATACGTGTGCAGGGAAGATCTTGCTGATAAATAACGAAGAGGAAAAGGGAGTTTACTTCTGGGATCAAGGTTGGTATTCGGATCCATCAAGCCAGGATGAAAATATATATAAAGTTGCAGAGAGTTTTCAATCTTTTATCGAGGGATTGAAAATCCCGGAAGAAATCTAA
- a CDS encoding ATP-binding protein, producing the protein MKNKKLRAFLYLTILLLIAFILLNMFSTYLSIKNSVQKSIANQNLVAARSIADSMDVKAYERFLNNQVKSPEYKDIKAYLEDAREKIGALYVYTIMVDNPKVSRAMITGFSKDHKGDFPIGGVCTVPPKQVQQAYQGKSFITGILDDPEYGDYLTVGVPIENQDGSIIGFLGIDVSADNINSINGKVLRSSIAILVYNGGFVIMLLVTFFVVQKWYQKELTREVGDTEDTYQSEFQSLIASVRSLRHDFSNHIQVIHGLLKLEENDKALDYLTGLSKEVHSIGSMKLDVTHPGLSVLLETKKLSAQNYNIDIEIDVSPNSFNRVKTIDLIKLLSNVIDNAIEATVELPEQERRMNIACKADDEKYSFRVTNTGPMISAFDQENIFISGFSTKKPQKGKVRGQGLFIVKDLINRYDGEIQVQSNEKETSVTMMIPVNGRPV; encoded by the coding sequence ATGAAAAATAAAAAGTTAAGGGCATTTCTTTATTTGACCATCCTTTTATTAATTGCTTTCATTCTTCTGAATATGTTTTCTACCTATTTAAGTATTAAAAATTCCGTTCAAAAATCGATTGCAAATCAAAACTTGGTAGCAGCCCGATCCATTGCCGATTCAATGGATGTAAAGGCTTATGAGCGCTTTCTTAATAACCAAGTAAAGAGCCCGGAATATAAGGATATTAAAGCTTACTTAGAGGATGCAAGAGAAAAAATCGGAGCTTTGTATGTTTATACCATCATGGTGGATAATCCGAAGGTGTCAAGAGCCATGATTACAGGCTTTTCTAAAGATCATAAAGGGGATTTTCCGATTGGAGGAGTGTGTACAGTGCCTCCAAAGCAGGTCCAACAGGCCTATCAAGGTAAGAGTTTTATTACCGGGATACTGGATGATCCGGAGTATGGGGATTATTTGACTGTCGGAGTGCCGATCGAAAATCAAGATGGCTCGATTATAGGCTTTTTAGGAATCGATGTAAGTGCTGATAATATAAACTCCATTAATGGAAAGGTATTAAGAAGCAGTATTGCCATCCTCGTTTATAATGGAGGATTTGTTATTATGCTGCTGGTCACCTTTTTTGTCGTTCAAAAATGGTATCAAAAAGAATTGACGCGTGAAGTTGGGGATACAGAGGATACTTATCAATCAGAATTCCAATCACTCATAGCTTCAGTCCGATCATTAAGGCATGATTTTTCCAATCATATTCAGGTGATACATGGTCTTCTTAAGTTGGAGGAGAATGATAAAGCACTCGATTATTTAACAGGTTTATCAAAAGAGGTACATTCAATCGGTTCGATGAAGCTGGATGTAACCCATCCGGGCTTATCCGTCCTGTTAGAGACAAAAAAGCTCTCGGCCCAGAATTATAACATCGATATTGAAATAGATGTTTCACCTAACTCGTTTAACAGGGTGAAAACGATCGATTTGATTAAGCTATTATCAAATGTCATTGATAATGCCATTGAAGCGACGGTTGAATTGCCTGAGCAGGAACGACGGATGAATATTGCCTGCAAAGCTGATGATGAAAAATATAGCTTTAGGGTCACGAACACCGGACCAATGATATCAGCATTCGATCAGGAAAATATTTTCATCAGCGGATTTTCAACCAAAAAGCCTCAAAAGGGCAAGGTGCGCGGTCAAGGATTATTCATCGTTAAAGACTTAATCAACAGATATGATGGAGAGATTCAGGTGCAATCCAATGAGAAGGAAACTTCAGTAACGATGATGATACCTGTTAATGGAAGACCGGTCTGA
- the miaA gene encoding tRNA (adenosine(37)-N6)-dimethylallyltransferase MiaA has protein sequence MKQQKGKLLVIIGPTAVGKTKMSIEMAKLFNGEIISGDSMQVYKGMDIGTAKIKREEMEGIPHYLLDIKEPDEPFSAAEFQERANACIEDIQSRGKLPIIVGGTGLYIQSVIHDYQFSEAPSDLEYREGLEMQIRESGIDPVFDQLRKVDPESANRIHPNNVRRVIRALEIFHCTGKTMSEQLDDQPTELKYETCIIGLSMEREKLYQRIDQRVEGMVEEGLIQEVQSFYDQGLKDCQSIQAIGYKEIYDYFDGRVSVDEAVETLKQNSRRYAKRQLTWFRNKMDVIWFNMTELDGFPKKIHEISGFIAGKLFNEGEYINLERKEED, from the coding sequence GTGAAACAACAAAAAGGAAAGCTTCTCGTTATCATTGGACCGACTGCTGTTGGCAAGACAAAAATGAGCATTGAGATGGCAAAGTTATTTAATGGTGAAATTATCAGCGGTGATTCCATGCAGGTATACAAAGGCATGGATATAGGGACTGCAAAGATCAAGAGGGAAGAAATGGAGGGGATTCCCCATTATTTACTTGATATTAAGGAACCGGATGAACCTTTTAGCGCGGCTGAATTTCAGGAGCGTGCAAATGCTTGTATCGAGGATATCCAAAGCAGGGGGAAGCTGCCGATTATCGTTGGTGGAACAGGATTATACATACAATCGGTGATTCATGATTATCAGTTTTCAGAAGCCCCATCCGACCTTGAATATAGAGAGGGGTTGGAAATGCAAATAAGAGAGTCAGGAATCGATCCGGTTTTTGACCAATTACGCAAGGTTGACCCTGAAAGTGCGAATCGAATTCACCCTAATAATGTAAGGCGGGTGATCAGGGCACTTGAGATATTTCATTGCACAGGTAAAACGATGAGTGAGCAGCTGGATGACCAGCCTACTGAATTGAAATACGAGACGTGCATCATCGGCTTGTCGATGGAACGTGAGAAATTATATCAGCGGATCGATCAACGAGTTGAAGGAATGGTGGAAGAAGGGCTGATTCAAGAGGTGCAGTCATTTTATGATCAAGGTTTGAAGGATTGCCAATCCATCCAAGCTATAGGCTATAAAGAAATCTATGATTATTTTGATGGAAGGGTTTCAGTGGATGAAGCGGTCGAGACCCTAAAGCAAAACTCCCGTCGATATGCAAAAAGGCAATTGACTTGGTTTCGGAATAAAATGGATGTCATCTGGTTTAATATGACCGAACTCGATGGTTTTCCAAAAAAAATACATGAAATATCTGGATTTATAGCAGGAAAGCTTTTCAACGAAGGCGAATACATAAATTTAGAGAGAAAAGAGGAGGACTAA
- the hfq gene encoding RNA chaperone Hfq — MKQSVNIQDQFLNQLRKDGTYVTVFLLNGFQIRGQVKGFDNFTVLFESEGKQQLVYKHAISTFAPQRNVQIDYEVKE, encoded by the coding sequence ATGAAACAATCAGTAAATATTCAAGATCAATTCCTTAACCAATTACGTAAAGACGGTACGTATGTAACGGTATTTCTATTGAATGGGTTCCAAATCAGGGGGCAAGTTAAAGGATTTGATAATTTTACCGTATTATTTGAATCGGAAGGCAAGCAGCAATTGGTTTATAAACATGCCATTTCTACATTCGCTCCACAACGTAATGTTCAGATTGATTACGAAGTGAAGGAATAA
- the spoVK gene encoding stage V sporulation protein K, producing the protein MEQPIRMKNNGQINIVFNAENRKALQKDLPIKEMLEQEIPHQHAALREIEEELKSLVGMEEMKRMIKEIYAWIYINKQRESKGLKIGRQALHMMFKGNPGTGKTTVARLIGKLFQKMNVLSKGHLIEAERADLVGEYIGHTAQKTRDLIKKAIGGILFIDEAYSLGRGGEKDFGKEAIDTLVKHMEDRQHEFILILAGYSREMDYFLSLNPGLHSRFPLVVDFPDYTIDQLMEIAGRMLQEREYIMNREAERKLKEHLIVLRSYRGSISFSNGRYIRNVIEKSIRAQAMRLLLEDSFEKTDLLTLTFQDLIFEDDEKD; encoded by the coding sequence TTGGAACAACCGATCCGTATGAAAAATAACGGGCAAATCAATATCGTGTTTAATGCGGAAAATAGAAAAGCACTGCAAAAAGATCTGCCGATAAAAGAAATGTTGGAACAGGAAATACCCCACCAGCATGCCGCCTTGAGGGAAATCGAAGAGGAGCTGAAATCGCTGGTCGGGATGGAAGAAATGAAACGAATGATTAAAGAAATATATGCGTGGATCTACATCAACAAACAGCGAGAGTCGAAAGGGCTGAAAATTGGCCGTCAAGCGCTGCATATGATGTTCAAAGGAAATCCCGGGACAGGGAAAACAACGGTTGCACGTTTAATCGGGAAGTTATTTCAAAAGATGAATGTACTTTCAAAAGGGCACTTGATCGAAGCGGAGAGGGCGGATCTAGTTGGAGAATATATCGGTCATACTGCCCAAAAAACAAGGGATTTGATCAAGAAAGCGATTGGTGGGATCTTATTCATCGACGAGGCTTATTCCTTGGGCAGAGGCGGTGAAAAGGATTTTGGGAAAGAGGCCATCGATACGCTTGTTAAACATATGGAGGATCGCCAGCATGAATTCATTTTGATCCTTGCTGGGTATTCCCGGGAAATGGATTATTTCCTTAGTCTGAACCCAGGCCTTCATTCAAGGTTTCCGCTAGTTGTTGATTTTCCGGACTATACGATTGATCAGCTGATGGAAATAGCGGGTCGGATGCTGCAGGAACGTGAATATATCATGAATCGCGAGGCTGAAAGGAAATTAAAGGAACATTTAATCGTTTTGAGGTCATATCGCGGATCTATTTCATTTTCAAACGGCCGCTATATACGTAACGTGATTGAAAAGTCGATCAGGGCACAGGCGATGAGGCTTCTGCTTGAGGATTCCTTTGAAAAAACGGATTTATTGACCCTTACCTTCCAAGACTTGATTTTTGAAGATGACGAGAAGGATTGA
- a CDS encoding trimeric intracellular cation channel family protein has translation MTWEVLSFIGTVAFAISGTIIAMEEEYDILGVYILGIITAFGGGAIRNLLIGVPVSTLWDQSSYFITALLSITIVFVFPTILSKHWDRWGNFSDAIGLSAFAIQGAMYAVELNHPISAVIVSAALTGCGGGIVRDVLAGRKPLVFRKEIYAVWAIIAGMALGSGVLSQAWQLYTLFAIITILRVLSYTYNWHLPNKKWVPKT, from the coding sequence ATGACATGGGAAGTATTAAGTTTCATAGGTACGGTTGCATTTGCCATTAGCGGCACCATCATTGCCATGGAAGAAGAGTATGATATTTTAGGAGTGTACATTTTAGGAATCATAACCGCGTTTGGCGGAGGTGCAATCAGGAACCTGCTGATAGGAGTTCCCGTTTCAACCTTATGGGATCAAAGCTCTTATTTCATCACTGCTTTACTTTCCATCACCATCGTTTTTGTTTTTCCTACCATCCTATCCAAACACTGGGACAGATGGGGGAATTTCAGTGACGCCATTGGACTATCAGCCTTCGCAATCCAAGGGGCCATGTATGCGGTTGAATTAAACCATCCAATAAGCGCCGTCATTGTATCAGCAGCATTAACAGGTTGCGGCGGAGGAATCGTCCGTGACGTATTGGCAGGCAGGAAACCATTGGTCTTCAGAAAAGAAATTTACGCAGTGTGGGCCATCATTGCAGGCATGGCCTTAGGCAGCGGTGTATTATCGCAAGCATGGCAGCTATATACGCTCTTTGCGATCATCACCATTTTACGAGTCCTTTCTTACACCTACAATTGGCACCTTCCGAATAAAAAATGGGTGCCGAAAACATAA
- the hflX gene encoding GTPase HflX, protein MGETIKEKAVLIGCQTTEENERFEYSLDELASLAKTANGEVLITVTQKRVSVDPATYIGKGKVAELRNLEEELEPDLFIFNDELSPSQIRNLSKQLEARIIDRTQLILDIFAQRARSREGKLQVELAQLQYLLPRLVGQGTALSRLGGGIGTRGPGETKLESDRRHIRGKIDEIKQQLSGIVKHRERYRDRRKKNKTFQIALVGYTNAGKSTLFNRLTEADSYEENQLFATLDPMTRKVILPSGFTVLLTDTVGFIQDLPTSLIAAFRSTLEEVKEADLLLHVVDSSSSDYFNHQKTVQDLLNDLEVPSIPQLTLYNKKDMTHADFVRTSSRASLLVSAFEQSDLNQIMEEIEKYVIEEMVPYNVFLPSSEGKLLSQLKNETILRTLSFNEESERYECKGFCLADHPLTGQLEKYSF, encoded by the coding sequence TTGGGAGAAACCATAAAGGAAAAGGCCGTATTGATAGGATGTCAAACAACAGAGGAAAATGAACGTTTCGAATATTCACTAGATGAATTGGCTTCATTGGCAAAGACGGCGAATGGTGAGGTATTGATTACCGTCACCCAAAAAAGGGTAAGCGTAGATCCGGCTACATATATAGGGAAAGGAAAAGTGGCGGAGCTCCGGAATCTCGAAGAAGAGCTGGAGCCGGATTTGTTCATTTTCAACGATGAACTATCCCCTAGTCAAATCCGAAACCTTTCCAAACAGCTAGAGGCAAGAATCATTGACCGGACACAGCTTATTCTCGATATATTTGCTCAACGGGCACGTTCAAGGGAAGGAAAGCTTCAAGTTGAACTGGCTCAGCTTCAATACCTGTTACCGCGTTTGGTTGGTCAGGGGACTGCGTTGTCCAGGCTTGGAGGCGGAATTGGCACGAGGGGGCCAGGAGAAACGAAACTGGAAAGCGACCGTCGCCATATCCGTGGAAAGATTGATGAGATCAAGCAACAATTAAGCGGAATTGTGAAGCATCGTGAACGTTATCGCGATAGAAGGAAAAAGAATAAAACCTTTCAGATTGCTCTTGTCGGCTATACGAATGCAGGTAAATCCACTTTGTTCAACCGTTTGACGGAAGCTGATTCCTACGAAGAGAACCAGTTATTCGCCACTCTTGATCCCATGACCAGGAAAGTGATCCTTCCGAGCGGCTTTACCGTGCTATTGACTGATACGGTTGGCTTTATCCAAGATTTGCCTACCTCTTTGATTGCTGCGTTCCGTTCGACGTTGGAGGAGGTGAAGGAAGCGGATCTATTGCTGCATGTGGTTGATTCCTCAAGCTCAGATTATTTTAACCATCAGAAAACGGTGCAGGATTTGCTAAATGACTTAGAAGTCCCTTCCATTCCACAGTTAACATTGTATAATAAGAAGGACATGACCCACGCTGATTTTGTAAGAACATCCAGCCGTGCTTCATTATTGGTCAGTGCCTTCGAACAATCGGATTTGAATCAAATCATGGAAGAAATTGAAAAGTACGTAATTGAAGAAATGGTCCCGTATAATGTTTTTCTCCCTTCGAGTGAGGGTAAACTATTATCACAGCTGAAAAATGAAACCATTTTGCGCACTCTCTCCTTTAATGAAGAATCGGAAAGATATGAATGCAAAGGTTTTTGTCTGGCTGATCATCCGTTGACCGGGCAGCTAGAGAAATATTCGTTTTAA
- a CDS encoding methionine gamma-lyase family protein, whose protein sequence is MYQQLTNGEMLKSIAKEVEAMISPLHKQVDERIEENQFRVLQSYQAHNVSDSHFIPTTGYGYDDMGRDTLELIYAEVFGAEAGLVRSQIISGTHAISTALFGILRPGDELLYITGKPYDTLEEIVGIRGTGIGSLRDFQISYNSVPLAESGHVDFEAVKQAIQPNTKMIGIQRSKGYATRPSFTIAEIKEMISFVKDINPGIVVFVDNCYGEFVETQEPCHVGADLMAGSLIKNPGGGIVKTGGYIVGKKDLVEACSYRLTSPGIGAEAGASLYSLQEMYQGFFLAPHVVGQALKGAMFTAAFLEKIGMNTYPKWDAKRTDLIQSVQFDDRDKMVAFCQAIQYASPINSHVTPYPAYMPGYEDDVIMAAGTFIQGASIELTADGPTRSPYVAYVQGGLTYAHVKIAVLTAVNALMDKKLIQL, encoded by the coding sequence ATGTATCAGCAGTTAACGAATGGAGAAATGTTGAAAAGCATTGCCAAAGAAGTGGAAGCGATGATTTCTCCATTGCATAAGCAAGTGGACGAACGAATTGAAGAGAATCAATTTCGTGTATTACAAAGTTATCAAGCACATAATGTAAGTGATTCGCATTTCATCCCTACGACTGGTTATGGATACGATGATATGGGACGCGATACGCTGGAATTGATATATGCAGAAGTATTTGGAGCTGAAGCGGGGCTGGTTCGTTCTCAAATCATTTCTGGCACACATGCCATTTCCACTGCCCTGTTCGGCATCCTGCGTCCAGGTGATGAATTATTATACATAACTGGAAAACCGTATGACACGTTGGAAGAGATTGTCGGCATTAGGGGAACCGGAATCGGTTCATTGCGCGACTTTCAAATAAGCTACAACTCCGTTCCCTTAGCGGAATCCGGACACGTTGATTTTGAAGCCGTCAAACAAGCCATTCAGCCGAATACGAAGATGATCGGAATCCAACGCTCCAAGGGATATGCGACACGCCCTTCGTTTACGATTGCTGAAATCAAGGAAATGATTTCGTTTGTAAAAGACATCAATCCAGGAATCGTTGTATTCGTGGACAATTGCTACGGTGAGTTTGTGGAAACACAGGAGCCTTGTCATGTAGGAGCGGATTTGATGGCGGGATCGCTGATCAAAAACCCTGGTGGGGGTATTGTGAAAACCGGTGGTTACATTGTTGGGAAAAAAGACTTGGTCGAGGCTTGCTCCTATCGATTGACATCCCCTGGGATAGGGGCTGAAGCAGGTGCATCGCTTTATAGCCTGCAGGAAATGTATCAAGGGTTCTTCCTGGCGCCGCACGTCGTTGGACAAGCTCTGAAAGGGGCCATGTTCACAGCCGCATTTTTAGAAAAAATCGGGATGAATACCTATCCGAAATGGGATGCAAAGCGCACCGATTTGATTCAATCCGTCCAATTTGATGATCGCGATAAAATGGTTGCTTTCTGTCAGGCAATCCAATATGCCTCACCAATCAATTCCCATGTGACGCCATATCCTGCTTATATGCCAGGTTACGAAGATGATGTCATCATGGCTGCGGGGACGTTTATCCAGGGTGCCAGCATCGAGCTTACCGCCGATGGTCCGACAAGGTCTCCATACGTTGCCTACGTACAAGGCGGATTGACTTATGCCCATGTGAAAATCGCTGTATTGACTGCAGTGAATGCATTAATGGATAAAAAACTAATTCAATTATAA
- a CDS encoding MerR family transcriptional regulator — translation MSGNNIRRSMPLFSIGIVMQLTELSARQIRYYEEHQLITPMRTDGNRRVFSLNDIDRLLEIKDLIEQGVNLAGIKKIFTVKEQNVPKTQDLEQAEKIRHDLSDEELRKLLRAELLQGSKHRTSLRQGDMSRFFQ, via the coding sequence ATGAGCGGCAACAACATTCGGCGTTCGATGCCTCTTTTTTCCATCGGAATCGTCATGCAGCTAACTGAGTTGTCTGCACGCCAAATTCGGTATTATGAAGAGCATCAATTAATTACTCCTATGAGAACAGATGGAAATCGTCGCGTTTTCTCTTTGAATGACATCGATCGGCTGCTTGAAATCAAGGACTTGATCGAACAAGGAGTCAATCTGGCCGGCATCAAAAAGATTTTCACTGTAAAGGAACAGAATGTACCTAAGACACAAGATTTAGAACAAGCGGAAAAAATAAGACATGACCTTAGTGACGAGGAGCTTCGCAAGCTTCTGCGTGCCGAGCTTTTACAAGGAAGCAAGCACCGAACATCTCTTCGGCAAGGTGATATGTCCCGTTTTTTTCAATAA